In the genome of Fervidobacterium nodosum Rt17-B1, the window CTCGAAGTACTGGGCATTACAACAAAAGAGATTGCGCAAAGTATAATTCAACAAGCAAAGGAAGCGGGAAATTATTTAAAAGAATTTTTTGAAAGTCATTCAATCGAACTCTGGGATATGAAATTCGAATTCGGTCTGGACTTAGATGGAAAGGTCTGCTTGGGTGATGAAATCTCGCCAGATACAATGAGACTAAGAAAATCGGGCGAAATATTCGACAAAGATATATACAGAAGAGATTTAGGTAATCCATTAGAAAAATACGAGGTGGTGTTGAAATTATGCCAATCTATCGATTTATGATCGACATCCAGTACAAAAGCCACGTTAGAGACCCACGTGGAGAGACTATAAAAAGAGTCTTAAACGAAGAATACGCAATCCCCGTAACAAATCTTCGTCTTGGTAAATCTATACACCTTGAAGTGGAGGCTGAAACGAAAGAAGATGCACTAAAGCAAGTTGAAAAAGCTTGCGAAAAGTTACTTGTTAACACCGTAACAGAGACTTTTGAGGTGAAAGAAATATGAGCATTCCCATACCAAAAGCACAAGTTGTAGTTTACCCGGGAAGTAACTGTGATAGGGATGCTCTGTGGGCGCTAAAATATGTTGGATTCGATGCCGATTTTGTTGATATACACGGAAATATCGACGCAGACCTTGTGATCTTACCTGGAGGATTTTCTTACGGAGACTATTTAAGAGTCGGTGCAGTTGCTGCCAGAGAACCAATTGCCTATAAACTTAGAGAGTTTGTGAGCCGTGGGGGGCTTGTTATAGGTATCTGTAACGGTTTTCAGATACTCGTTGAGATGGGGTTGTTACCAGGGGCTTTGCTCCAAAATTCCTGTGGGCATTTCTTGTGTAATATCGTCGAACTTGAAGTTGTCGATAACACAACACCGTTCACAAGCTATTTCCAACAAGGTGAGGTAATTAAATTACCAATAGCACACGGATTTGGAAGGTACGTTAAAGTCGATGGCGCACAGACTGTCTTTAGATACACAAAAGATGTCAACGGTTCAGATGAATTAATCGCTGGGATAACAAATAGTTCAAAAAATATCTTGGGATTGATGCCACATCCAGAGCGGGCCATCGAAAAAATTCTCGGTTCAGATGATGGCTTAAGAGTATTTCTGAGTGTGTTCAATTACATAAAAGACCAGAAAAAAGAAGGTGTTGTGATATGAAATACCTTCATATCTTAGAATCGAAACTTGGCAGAAAAGCAACACGTGCTGAGATAGAAGCGTTCACAGTGATGTGGAGTGAACACTGTGGGTACTCTCACACAAAAGGATACATAAGACAACTTCCAAAGGTTGGTGTTGGTGGTAACGCAGGTATTGTACCACTCGATGATTACCATTTCTTAGCATTTAAAGTCGAAAGTCACAACCATCCGAGTGCAATTGAGCCATTCAACGGTGCTGCTACAGGTGTTGGAGGTATCATCAGAGACGTTCTTGCGATGGGAGCACGTCCTACTGCAATCCTTGATTCACTTCATATGGATAGAATTATCGAAGGCATAGTTGAAGGTATAGCCGATTATGGTAATTCCATAGGCGTTCCAACCGTTGGTGGAGAATTGAGAATATCTAATTACTATAAGCACAACCCACTTGTGAATGTAATGGCGGTTGGTGTTGGCAAAAATGAACATTTAATCCCATCGAAAGCATCTCATCCCGGACAAGTTATCGTAATATTCGGTGGTGCAACGGGACGTGATGGCATACACGGTGCATCGTTTGCATCGGAAGATTTAACTGGCGAGAAGGCAACGAAACTCTCTATACAAGTTGGTGATCCATTCGCTGAAAAGAATTTAATAGAAGCTTTCCTTGAAATGGTTGAAAAAGGTTTAGTCGAGGGCGCACAAGACCTCGGTGCTGGTGGCGTGTTATCAGCAACGAGTGAACTTGTCGCGCGTGGTGGACTTGGTGCTATTGTACATCTTGATAGGGTACCACTCAGAGAACCAGATATGCATCCGGTTGAGATACTGATAAGCGAAAGTCAAGAGAGAATGGCGGTTGTAACATCTCCCGAAAAGGCTCAAGAAATATTGAAAATTGTTAAAAAGCATCTGTTGTATGGAAACATCGTTGCCGAGGTTACAGACAGCGGAAGGTACGTTGCTGTTTATGGTGATGAAGTTGTGCTTGATGTCCCGGCAAGATTTCTTGAAGAATCACCAGAAGAAGCGATATACGAATACACACCAACGGAAATGCCAAAATTCAAGTGGATAAAATTCAGCGATGTCGATGCGAGCCAAGTTTTTGAAAGATACGATTACATGGTAGGTACAGATACTATCTTACCACCCGGTTTTGGACCAGCCGTTATGAGAGTCAAAAACTCAGTTGGTTACTCTTTATCCATCCACAGCCGAGCTGACATCGGTTTACAAAGTCCGTATTGGGGTGCTTATTTGACAGTGCTTGAAAGTGTTAGAAAAACTCTAAGTGTTGGTGCAAAACCGATCGCCATAACAGACGGTATAAATTATGCTGATCCAGACGTGGAACCAATGGGACTTGCCGCGCAGATGAGAGGGCTAAAAGATGCTTGTGAATTTTCAAATATCCCAGTTGCTTCTGGAAATGCATCACTCTACAACACATACAAAGGTAAAGGAATTCCACCAACACTTGTCATAGGAATGGTGGGAAAAACTGACAGTCATCTTGTGAATAGACCGAAAAAGGGACCTGTATACGCAGTTGGATTTAAGGACTTCAAACTTGAAAGAGAAAAGAAATTATGGAGTGAGATAGAGAAAATAGTCAATCAAAAATGTTTCGTTGTCAGTATGCACGATTACTCCAGAAGGTCAACCTTGGAAAATGCACTGAAAAACATCGGATACAATCCGAAATTAAACAGTCTAAGACATGAACCGGTTCACCAGTTGATCCTTGTCTTTGGAGAGCCAAAAACGGATTTACCGAAGGAAAGAACTGGATTCATATATTGACAATGTAAAGCCAAAAAATAAAAAATCCCGACCTAACAGTCGGGATTTTTTTAATATCGTTGTAAGTTTTTACATTTTTTGGTGTATAATCAAAATTAGAACTTGTCCCAAAATGTCCACAACCTTGAAAGGGGGAGTAGAGCATGAAAAGCTTAAAGAAGTTCTTAACGGTATTTTTGATTTTAGTAGGACTTGTGGTAATGTTCGCAGAAGGTGAACATGTGCATGACGAAGAATGTGGATGCGAAATTGCAGATGCACGTGACTTAGCTGTTGACACTTCGCTTCAGTTACCTGCTAATCTGTTGGATTCGGAGTTTTACGAGAAACTGATGGAATTAGAAGAAAACTTAAACCTTCTGTACGAGATAACGGAGGGCAAAGTTACTTACGAGGAATTTGATGAACTTGTTAATACAGTTATGAGTCTTGCCGATCAAATACTTTCATTTGAGGAACGAACAAATTCGTACATTGATTTATCAATCGAGGTATTAAGAGAAGAATTTCTAACAAATTTGTCTGATTCATTTGGTGAACTTATGAAGCTCATAGAGGATCTGAAGATAACTGTGGATATCCACGATGGTGACAT includes:
- the purS gene encoding phosphoribosylformylglycinamidine synthase subunit PurS, producing MPIYRFMIDIQYKSHVRDPRGETIKRVLNEEYAIPVTNLRLGKSIHLEVEAETKEDALKQVEKACEKLLVNTVTETFEVKEI
- the purQ gene encoding phosphoribosylformylglycinamidine synthase subunit PurQ produces the protein MSIPIPKAQVVVYPGSNCDRDALWALKYVGFDADFVDIHGNIDADLVILPGGFSYGDYLRVGAVAAREPIAYKLREFVSRGGLVIGICNGFQILVEMGLLPGALLQNSCGHFLCNIVELEVVDNTTPFTSYFQQGEVIKLPIAHGFGRYVKVDGAQTVFRYTKDVNGSDELIAGITNSSKNILGLMPHPERAIEKILGSDDGLRVFLSVFNYIKDQKKEGVVI
- the purL gene encoding phosphoribosylformylglycinamidine synthase subunit PurL: MKYLHILESKLGRKATRAEIEAFTVMWSEHCGYSHTKGYIRQLPKVGVGGNAGIVPLDDYHFLAFKVESHNHPSAIEPFNGAATGVGGIIRDVLAMGARPTAILDSLHMDRIIEGIVEGIADYGNSIGVPTVGGELRISNYYKHNPLVNVMAVGVGKNEHLIPSKASHPGQVIVIFGGATGRDGIHGASFASEDLTGEKATKLSIQVGDPFAEKNLIEAFLEMVEKGLVEGAQDLGAGGVLSATSELVARGGLGAIVHLDRVPLREPDMHPVEILISESQERMAVVTSPEKAQEILKIVKKHLLYGNIVAEVTDSGRYVAVYGDEVVLDVPARFLEESPEEAIYEYTPTEMPKFKWIKFSDVDASQVFERYDYMVGTDTILPPGFGPAVMRVKNSVGYSLSIHSRADIGLQSPYWGAYLTVLESVRKTLSVGAKPIAITDGINYADPDVEPMGLAAQMRGLKDACEFSNIPVASGNASLYNTYKGKGIPPTLVIGMVGKTDSHLVNRPKKGPVYAVGFKDFKLEREKKLWSEIEKIVNQKCFVVSMHDYSRRSTLENALKNIGYNPKLNSLRHEPVHQLILVFGEPKTDLPKERTGFIY